The nucleotide window CGTGGCAGTGGCGCTGTTGAAACAGCTCATCGCCACGCCTTCCATCAGCCGGGAGGAAGACGGCACCGCACAAATGATCAGTGACTTCCTGACCGCCATGGAGATACCGCATGAACGGCATCTCAACAATATATGGGCCTACAACAAACACTTCGATCCGGCCAAACGCAACATACTCCTCAACTCCCATCACGATACTGTAAAGCCCAATCCACAATATACCCGCGACCCTTTCAGTCCGGATGTGGAAGACGGCAAACTCTTTGGCCTCGGCAGCAATGATGCCGGCGGTTGCCTCGTCAGCCTCATTGCCTCTTTCCTACATTTTTATCATCGTACTGACCTGACATACAACATCATCCTCTCGGCCACTGCTGAAGAGGAAATCAGCGGCGCCAACGGTGTTGAGAGCATCCTCTCCCAACTACCGGCCATTGATTTTGCGATCGTAGGTGAGCCAACCCAGACTCAACTGGCCATCGCAGAAAAAGGGCTGATGGTGCTGGACTGCACCAGCTATGGTAAAGCAGGCCACGCTGCCAGAGAAGAAGGTGAGAACGCACTGTACAAGGCATTGCCTGATCTCAACTGGTTCCGCGATTACCGTTACCCTAAAGTGTCTGACACCCTGGGTCCGG belongs to Chitinophaga sp. HK235 and includes:
- a CDS encoding M20 family metallo-hydrolase, whose protein sequence is MWNEKLYDVAVALLKQLIATPSISREEDGTAQMISDFLTAMEIPHERHLNNIWAYNKHFDPAKRNILLNSHHDTVKPNPQYTRDPFSPDVEDGKLFGLGSNDAGGCLVSLIASFLHFYHRTDLTYNIILSATAEEEISGANGVESILSQLPAIDFAIVGEPTQTQLAIAEKGLMVLDCTSYGKAGHAAREEGENALYKALPDLNWFRDYRYPKVSDTLGPVKMSVTVIQTSNKAHNVVPADCSFVVDVRATDQYTLEELLEIIQANVSCEVKPRSMRMRPSFIPMDHPFVQAGISVGKTCYGSPTTSDQALIPATSVKMGPGDSARSHTANEYIYLEEIREGIGSYIQLLEMIQ